A window of Phyllopteryx taeniolatus isolate TA_2022b chromosome 19, UOR_Ptae_1.2, whole genome shotgun sequence contains these coding sequences:
- the kctd17 gene encoding BTB/POZ domain-containing protein KCTD5 isoform X4, with the protein MNSGHAQNFYGLVTDRKRGDTNSLVSAPSARRSALFPMATTADDQWEPALHGCHHHNNNNNNNNKDNEAGETATCPPASSTEPGGKTSHSVGNGSVINSGGGNNGKWVRLNVGGTVFLTTRQTLLKEQTSFLYRLCQQQDLHSDTDETGAYVIDRDPTYFGPILNYLRHGKLVYNKELAEEGVLEEAEFYNITPLIKLIKERIVERDSKSTQVPPKHVYRVLQCQEEELTQMVSTMSDGWKFEQMVNIGSSYSYGTEDQAEFLCVVSKELHTPGSGLGTEQSHKTKPTEKQKEEAAKEEEAEGGRETTPNEWLRE; encoded by the exons ATGAATTCAGGCCACGCCCAGAACTTCTATGGGTTGGTAACCGATAGAAAACGCGGAGACACAAACTCGCTCGTCTCCGCTCCGTCGGCGAGAAGAAGCGCCCTTTTCCCAATGGCAACCACGGCGGACGACCAGTGGGAACCCGCGCTCCACGGCTGCCACcaccacaacaacaataataacaacaataacaaagataACGAAGCGGGGGAGACGGCGACCTGTCCTCCGGCCAGCTCGACCGAACCCGGCGGGAAGACGTCGCATAGCGTTGGTAACGGCTCGGTCATCAACTCCGGCGGTGGAAATAATGGAAAGTGGGTTCGCCTGAACGTCGGCGGTACCGTGTTCCTGACGACGAGGCAAACGCTCCTAAAAGAACAAACTTCGTTCCTGTACCGGCTGTGCCAGCAGCAAGACCTGCACTCGGACACG GATGAGACAGGAGCTTATGTGATTGACAGAGACCCCACGTACTTCGGACCCATTCTCAACTACCTGCGACACGGCAAACTGGTCTACAACAAGGAACTAGCTGAAGAAG GAGTGCTAGAGGAGGCTGAGTTCTACAACATCACCCCTCTTATTAAACTCATCAAGGAGCGGATCGTAGAGAGGGACTCCAAGTCTACGCAG GTTCCCCCTAAGCACGTCTATCGAGTGTTGCAGTGCCAGGAGGAAGAGCTGACCCAGATGGTCTCCACGATGTCCGACGGCTGGAAGTTTGAGCAG ATGGTGAACATTGGCTCGTCGTACAGCTACGGAACAGAGGATCAGGCTGagtttctgtgtgttgtttcCAAGGAGCTTCACACGCCTGGTTCTGGGCTTGGTACAGAGCAGAGCCACAAGACGAAG CCAACGGAGAAGCAGAAGGAGGAAGCAgcgaaggaggaggaggcagagggAGGGCGAGAAACCACACCAAATGAGTGGCTTAGAGAATGA
- the kctd17 gene encoding BTB/POZ domain-containing protein KCTD5 isoform X2, whose amino-acid sequence MNSGHAQNFYGLVTDRKRGDTNSLVSAPSARRSALFPMATTADDQWEPALHGCHHHNNNNNNNNKDNEAGETATCPPASSTEPGGKTSHSVGNGSVINSGGGNNGKWVRLNVGGTVFLTTRQTLLKEQTSFLYRLCQQQDLHSDTDETGAYVIDRDPTYFGPILNYLRHGKLVYNKELAEEGVLEEAEFYNITPLIKLIKERIVERDSKSTQVPPKHVYRVLQCQEEELTQMVSTMSDGWKFEQVSVRTCRKPRTGLLWTMVNIGSSYSYGTEDQAEFLCVVSKELHTPGSGLGTEQSHKTKPTEKQKEEAAKEEEAEGGRETTPNEWLRE is encoded by the exons ATGAATTCAGGCCACGCCCAGAACTTCTATGGGTTGGTAACCGATAGAAAACGCGGAGACACAAACTCGCTCGTCTCCGCTCCGTCGGCGAGAAGAAGCGCCCTTTTCCCAATGGCAACCACGGCGGACGACCAGTGGGAACCCGCGCTCCACGGCTGCCACcaccacaacaacaataataacaacaataacaaagataACGAAGCGGGGGAGACGGCGACCTGTCCTCCGGCCAGCTCGACCGAACCCGGCGGGAAGACGTCGCATAGCGTTGGTAACGGCTCGGTCATCAACTCCGGCGGTGGAAATAATGGAAAGTGGGTTCGCCTGAACGTCGGCGGTACCGTGTTCCTGACGACGAGGCAAACGCTCCTAAAAGAACAAACTTCGTTCCTGTACCGGCTGTGCCAGCAGCAAGACCTGCACTCGGACACG GATGAGACAGGAGCTTATGTGATTGACAGAGACCCCACGTACTTCGGACCCATTCTCAACTACCTGCGACACGGCAAACTGGTCTACAACAAGGAACTAGCTGAAGAAG GAGTGCTAGAGGAGGCTGAGTTCTACAACATCACCCCTCTTATTAAACTCATCAAGGAGCGGATCGTAGAGAGGGACTCCAAGTCTACGCAG GTTCCCCCTAAGCACGTCTATCGAGTGTTGCAGTGCCAGGAGGAAGAGCTGACCCAGATGGTCTCCACGATGTCCGACGGCTGGAAGTTTGAGCAGGTCAGCGTGCGCACCTGCAGAAAGCCCCGCACTGGACTGCTCTGGACT ATGGTGAACATTGGCTCGTCGTACAGCTACGGAACAGAGGATCAGGCTGagtttctgtgtgttgtttcCAAGGAGCTTCACACGCCTGGTTCTGGGCTTGGTACAGAGCAGAGCCACAAGACGAAG CCAACGGAGAAGCAGAAGGAGGAAGCAgcgaaggaggaggaggcagagggAGGGCGAGAAACCACACCAAATGAGTGGCTTAGAGAATGA
- the kctd17 gene encoding BTB/POZ domain-containing protein KCTD5 isoform X1, whose translation MNSGHAQNFYGLVTDRKRGDTNSLVSAPSARRSALFPMATTADDQWEPALHGCHHHNNNNNNNNKDNEAGETATCPPASSTEPGGKTSHSVGNGSVINSGGGNNGKWVRLNVGGTVFLTTRQTLLKEQTSFLYRLCQQQDLHSDTDETGAYVIDRDPTYFGPILNYLRHGKLVYNKELAEEGVLEEAEFYNITPLIKLIKERIVERDSKSTQQVPPKHVYRVLQCQEEELTQMVSTMSDGWKFEQVSVRTCRKPRTGLLWTMVNIGSSYSYGTEDQAEFLCVVSKELHTPGSGLGTEQSHKTKPTEKQKEEAAKEEEAEGGRETTPNEWLRE comes from the exons ATGAATTCAGGCCACGCCCAGAACTTCTATGGGTTGGTAACCGATAGAAAACGCGGAGACACAAACTCGCTCGTCTCCGCTCCGTCGGCGAGAAGAAGCGCCCTTTTCCCAATGGCAACCACGGCGGACGACCAGTGGGAACCCGCGCTCCACGGCTGCCACcaccacaacaacaataataacaacaataacaaagataACGAAGCGGGGGAGACGGCGACCTGTCCTCCGGCCAGCTCGACCGAACCCGGCGGGAAGACGTCGCATAGCGTTGGTAACGGCTCGGTCATCAACTCCGGCGGTGGAAATAATGGAAAGTGGGTTCGCCTGAACGTCGGCGGTACCGTGTTCCTGACGACGAGGCAAACGCTCCTAAAAGAACAAACTTCGTTCCTGTACCGGCTGTGCCAGCAGCAAGACCTGCACTCGGACACG GATGAGACAGGAGCTTATGTGATTGACAGAGACCCCACGTACTTCGGACCCATTCTCAACTACCTGCGACACGGCAAACTGGTCTACAACAAGGAACTAGCTGAAGAAG GAGTGCTAGAGGAGGCTGAGTTCTACAACATCACCCCTCTTATTAAACTCATCAAGGAGCGGATCGTAGAGAGGGACTCCAAGTCTACGCAG CAGGTTCCCCCTAAGCACGTCTATCGAGTGTTGCAGTGCCAGGAGGAAGAGCTGACCCAGATGGTCTCCACGATGTCCGACGGCTGGAAGTTTGAGCAGGTCAGCGTGCGCACCTGCAGAAAGCCCCGCACTGGACTGCTCTGGACT ATGGTGAACATTGGCTCGTCGTACAGCTACGGAACAGAGGATCAGGCTGagtttctgtgtgttgtttcCAAGGAGCTTCACACGCCTGGTTCTGGGCTTGGTACAGAGCAGAGCCACAAGACGAAG CCAACGGAGAAGCAGAAGGAGGAAGCAgcgaaggaggaggaggcagagggAGGGCGAGAAACCACACCAAATGAGTGGCTTAGAGAATGA
- the kctd17 gene encoding BTB/POZ domain-containing protein KCTD5 isoform X3 encodes MNSGHAQNFYGLVTDRKRGDTNSLVSAPSARRSALFPMATTADDQWEPALHGCHHHNNNNNNNNKDNEAGETATCPPASSTEPGGKTSHSVGNGSVINSGGGNNGKWVRLNVGGTVFLTTRQTLLKEQTSFLYRLCQQQDLHSDTDETGAYVIDRDPTYFGPILNYLRHGKLVYNKELAEEGVLEEAEFYNITPLIKLIKERIVERDSKSTQQVPPKHVYRVLQCQEEELTQMVSTMSDGWKFEQMVNIGSSYSYGTEDQAEFLCVVSKELHTPGSGLGTEQSHKTKPTEKQKEEAAKEEEAEGGRETTPNEWLRE; translated from the exons ATGAATTCAGGCCACGCCCAGAACTTCTATGGGTTGGTAACCGATAGAAAACGCGGAGACACAAACTCGCTCGTCTCCGCTCCGTCGGCGAGAAGAAGCGCCCTTTTCCCAATGGCAACCACGGCGGACGACCAGTGGGAACCCGCGCTCCACGGCTGCCACcaccacaacaacaataataacaacaataacaaagataACGAAGCGGGGGAGACGGCGACCTGTCCTCCGGCCAGCTCGACCGAACCCGGCGGGAAGACGTCGCATAGCGTTGGTAACGGCTCGGTCATCAACTCCGGCGGTGGAAATAATGGAAAGTGGGTTCGCCTGAACGTCGGCGGTACCGTGTTCCTGACGACGAGGCAAACGCTCCTAAAAGAACAAACTTCGTTCCTGTACCGGCTGTGCCAGCAGCAAGACCTGCACTCGGACACG GATGAGACAGGAGCTTATGTGATTGACAGAGACCCCACGTACTTCGGACCCATTCTCAACTACCTGCGACACGGCAAACTGGTCTACAACAAGGAACTAGCTGAAGAAG GAGTGCTAGAGGAGGCTGAGTTCTACAACATCACCCCTCTTATTAAACTCATCAAGGAGCGGATCGTAGAGAGGGACTCCAAGTCTACGCAG CAGGTTCCCCCTAAGCACGTCTATCGAGTGTTGCAGTGCCAGGAGGAAGAGCTGACCCAGATGGTCTCCACGATGTCCGACGGCTGGAAGTTTGAGCAG ATGGTGAACATTGGCTCGTCGTACAGCTACGGAACAGAGGATCAGGCTGagtttctgtgtgttgtttcCAAGGAGCTTCACACGCCTGGTTCTGGGCTTGGTACAGAGCAGAGCCACAAGACGAAG CCAACGGAGAAGCAGAAGGAGGAAGCAgcgaaggaggaggaggcagagggAGGGCGAGAAACCACACCAAATGAGTGGCTTAGAGAATGA